In Vicia villosa cultivar HV-30 ecotype Madison, WI linkage group LG7, Vvil1.0, whole genome shotgun sequence, the DNA window CCTTGCAAACTTTTCCAAAAATcggaagtaaacctcggatctcaatatGAAACAAtgcacaaaggaacaccatgtaGCTTAACAATCACATTGGTATAAATCTCATCCAACTTCGAAACtagataagtgatgttaataggtacaaAATGAGCCCACTTCATAAGCCTATCAataatcacccaaatcgaatcatgtctCCTCACGGTATTaggtaaactcgtcacaaaatccattgaaatgctATTGAAGATTGGGAAAACACTTagaggggggttgaataagtggttcTTTAAAAAACATGATGAAGGAAAGATACacagaacacaattatttttatcctggttcaccttctcaataaggctacctccagtccaccctccacaaggtgatttgcctctctcaacgaggacttaatccactattaTCAGAAtctgattacacttgcacgaccacTATCGTGACTCACAATACAGCGCACGAGctaaactgctggtgactaacaatcctgcacaaaCCAACTATTTATGACTAACTAACTTCTAAGACTTAAcaagtcctagacttcttgagacttctgatccaactggtctctcaaggactcagttACCACGTAACTTGTGATTACAGTGTATAGTGttgcttctagaaagctgtaatcacaactgtgatatttcactaagattaagtacaaaATAATGAACTTAGAATATGGATATGATAGTTTTTGCttcagagagtttttcttcacacttgatgatatTTCAGAGTTGCAGTgttcttgtgtgttctttcttATTCTCTTCTTTTTTCACTCGTTGTCTTATTTTGTTCAAACGATCATGAGTATATCTAGCTTCAGAATTTTTGACCGTTATCTTCAACGCTTTTATGCAACATTAAATGGTTTGCATGTTGTCTTTGCTTTTGTTTTTGCCAAGGATTttcatgtggatagcttcttcaatcaaccttgggaattttGCTTTTGGAATGTTGCAGCCGtttttgctaatgattatgtctttaacGGTTTTATTTTGAATCAATCTTCGTGATCTTCTGTTTCGGCTTGTATTTCAACTTCAGTTGTAAGAGTATTCTTTTGTGATCTTCTACTGTAAGCGTATTCTTTCGTGATCTTCTGTTCTAAGCGTATTCCTTTGTGATCTTCTGTTGTAAGCGTATTCCTTTGTGATCTTCTGTTCACCCTTGTTCTTTAACTTCCGTTGTAGATATGTTTGCAGCGTTTTggtgcagtatcagaagttgcCTTATGACTCGAGTTGCGTTTCTCTAGCTTCTCATAAGTGCCAAGTTATGATtgctggtactggtacatcttctgaaattagaaccatatgattagagtaccatgtttgctttatacaaaatttgtttgcttgttatcattaaaacactaaaatatggttagaacaaaactatgttctaaaaatctccccctttttgatgatgacaaaacatttacgttctgtaaaaaaaaattgtataagaaaattgatctccccctgaaataattatttaaagagAAATATGATGGATAAATTCCCTGAATAATTTTCTTCTTGACTTGATTCTTCAGAAGATTGATGGATGTGGCTATGTATACGCGCATCTTCACAGAAGTTCTAAGAATATATTCCTGCATTCTTTTTAACGACAGAAACTTCTGAAGCACAAGTTAAAGAAGATTTATCTTTGATTTGTAGAACTTGTTCTGTTCAAGTTACTTAGAAACAAAATTTGGGGGATGTATATTATTTACTTCTATataattctccccctttttgtcattatcaaaaagaaatGATGTTGTATGAGAATGTATGAGTTTAGTCAGGTAGGACCATTATAGGCATTAAATTTTCATGTTATCCCAGAAATAAACAATTGATAAAGAGAAGAATATCCATTGattagaaaagcaaaaaaaatacaGACTCAAGATACTTAAAACACAGACTCCTAGTAGATGGGTTAATAATATCCTCCATGAAAGAAGAAACGATCACAGCGCTCTGCATACAGTGCTTCCCTCTTGTTTGGAAGTTCTGAAGTGCGGAGTGTGTTCACTATTCATGCAGATTCAAAACATGCTGACAGGACTCTTCCATAGGGAATGAAGAATTCTCGACCACACTTCAAGGCTATTAGAGACTCTCTAATGTGTCCAAAGATAATCGCAGCAAGGTATATTGGTTTACTCGATTCCAGGTGATTGATCAAGAACATATCTCTAGCACTCAggttttatggaattttcctctAGGAATGAGAGTTGAAAGGATCATCCTGAACCAGAATTGTTTGGATGAGGAGAGGTAGTAGGGGTTGTTTTTGAGACGACGAGCGAGTCTGCTCAAATCGTTTGGAATGAAAAATGCATTGTCATAGTCAAAGACAGAGAGACATACAGCATTATGCCTGACTGGACATCCAATAACTTCAGTAATGCATGCTTTAGAAATTGTGAAATGAATAATAAATGGAggatgtaacacccgtataatttaattttaatttaatttgaaaattgaattaatatttgaattattttgaattacggaaaataaaattagaaaataaaaggtTTAAGGCATTGGGCCAATGTATGATGTTAGCAAGAAAGGAGGTGTGAGTTAGTAAAGCCTTtttctaattaaatttatttttcataaaacaaggagaATATTGGGAAAGAGGATAGAACGTGAAAGAACtgagaagttggaacacgaagaaagtgaaagaataactatagagggagagaccaatcaagaactcttggctaaggtaaggggggactctccaattAATCTCTATTATTATGTTATGAATAATAATGTTGATTAGGGATGTTATTTAGATCAAGAGGTTCTATATTTTGTTTGTGTTATTGTGTTAACCTGTATATTgaaacctatgattatgaatcCCTAATGAATTGAGTGGAATTATGTTTGGATCGAATAAAATAAACATAGGGTAATAGGCTATGGATAATAGATGAATGCCATGTGTTTAGAAGTGTAGCAATTCTATTTTAGATCCAAAATCGCAGGCTGTAACAGGTGagatcgcgaggaagacgaatgggtaagttgcaggttttagGAACTTCTGCCAATTCATGTATgctacgcgtatggtacgcgtatgaaggggtggtacgcgtatggtacgtgcCCCGTTACGCACCAAATTACGCCcttctgttggtacgcgtatggtatgtaacaccccatactaaccccgcgacaatttaaaacaattattcagagtacatgaaataagggttccacaattcataataaataaacatcattcagtcatgtcatgcattcactgaggtaatcatcataacttaaaacgtttcatgttaacacagcggaaatttatcaaaaacggactaagtttaacatctttaaaacgtATCCTTCAAAACaccaaaacataactagagtcataatcataaactctaaacaatcgcgtccccagtgttacaactatcagagcatgacacctgacgctaactaagacactgactcatgagctactcctcaccgagtcgaacagccgctatcctcaatctgaaaattacaacatgtaagggtgagtctcatcataattaacaaatgttataaggttataaagcaataacacatcacagctgcatcattcacccaattgtttcataaacagacattcacaacaagtcaaaccacaatcaacacatcatcaacatttacaacactggaatacatccaatcatgttataaattatgcatatgtatgaactgacactatgcatgtggtaccaacatcatcaaatgggaataacccatgaccgatccaacatcgtccaagatacggccctgccagcacagattccacacaatgggaatcatgcccttcactgatccaacacacccttatggatacattatcatcaatgaacatgaatgaatgcaacatatacaacatacttctaccatcatcatcatcaatcatcaacatcatcatcattcaagtatgttcatatatattaacatcattcaatcacaattccataatcatcatatacaaaacatacacgtatttgcatcaatcatcatactcaataagaatagcatacatgtattttcatcattctaaaaaccaaacAATCATCaccatatagattatcctacaaggttcgtttatctcaaaacggcgcatcaaacggaccaacagttaaaaagttatgcatctttgaacttttaaaaatatctcaaaacaccaacagcacgcggcgccatcaccagttcgcggcgcgaactgagcgttccaagaattccttggctctctgccaagctgttcgcggcgcaaacatctacacgcggcgcgaagcgagaaaaagttacgccttcgcggcgcgaacacgggtacgcggcgcgacatgagcgtatcacaacttcctagcattctgcccacctgttcgcggcgccaaccctatgcacgcggcgccaaccagcGATTTcagaaccccaacctgcagaaaacagcattctacacattccaaactcctCCAATTCATACCaatacgaacctagggaaatagaatgcacaaacaacacaaaatacatctcataatacaccaaatacacatcaattgagaccataacaacgcagacatcatagattcaaacatagagatcaaacatcatacaattgactcaatccctaaacctatcatatgactcaatcgacccgaattccacatctattcagtattatcaacccctaacccaataatagatgataatcagataagtctccccttaccttagccaaattattgaattggttcctcttcctctttggttctccttcacgttcttcagttcctcttctcgcagcttctggttttcacgttctaatttttcccttctcctcttgttttcctttattttatgaaaaacataaaattagaagtgggctcttacacaattacacccccactttactaatttcaccgcatggcccaataacttaacattttattatttttccacctaattcaacaaaatgttaatttcccataattaatttaaaacttgattaaattaattaaataagaattttcgggatgttacatggTACGCGTATGAGGAAGAGCTAGTACGCGTATggcctggtgatacgcgtatgatgtgCGTTTGTGTGGAAATCTGATTCtcctgatacgcgtatgatacgcgcaTGGTGTGTGTTTTGTGGAAAGTTGGCTCTGTTGGTAtgcatatgatacgcgtatggccagcgtgaaatATAGATTTTTGCTGTTTgtgaattttgaaagtttgatgatGCGTAAATTTTGAACCGTTAATCTGTTTTGAGTGTCGTGTGGACTATGATGGATTGAATGAAATAATCTGTATGATTGATTGATTGTATGAtttaattgaatgatgttaatgtatatataaatatgcttcgataataatgatgatgatgatgacttgAGTATGAGATGATGTTACTTATAgaatgataatgatataagtatgttttatatatgtttgcattcattcataaccaTTTGTTGAGGGATGAATCCTGATGATGtgaggattcagtgaatggcataATTCGTATCGTGTGGAATTGTGCTGGCAtggccgtatcttgatgaggtTAGATCGCTCGGTGggtattcccattgatgatgttggtaccacatgcatagtgtcagtttcatacatatgcatgacttttataacatgagtAATGTATGTTATGCTATGGCTTAATGATGTGTGATTGTGTGAAGATGAAACATCTGAATATGAaatgattgggtgaatgatataactatgatatattgttgtttatgacgcaataatatttgttaattgtgatgagactcacccttacatgttgtcatttttcagattgaggatagcggcatttcgacttggtgaggattagctcatgagtcaatttgttagttagcgtcaggtgtcatgctctgatagatgtaacactggggaacgaaatgttttgagtttatgataataactctattttttttaatttcttttgaggattgatgatgtgatgctaatttgatgatttatttccgctgtgtgaacatgatatttttgaattatgagttatgttaagatttttcctcagtgaatgcatgatagtGACGAAggatgtttatttaattatcaattgtgacgcccttgtttcatgttactctaatttatttatttaattgccgcggggtttagaagggtgttacaatagtggtatcagagcatagtcggtcattgtgaccagagtcttagtgtcagtcattcctgtgtatgcgactagtacgagttaacttatcgatacttttgttctgactaaaTTATTTGTGATTTGAGCAGAgtaatggctggaagaggtggaagaaacgatgatgctatcgctgaggctctaggcatgattgctggtgtgctgggaggaaatgcaaATAGAGCCGGGATTGATGCTGACAGACAATTAGGGAATTTTctaaggaacaatcctccattgttcaagggaacgcatgatcctgagggtgctcagaaatgactgaaggagatcgagagggttttcagagtcatcgattgtgctgagaatctgaaAGTGATGTATGGTAcacatatgttgtccgaagaagatgatgactggtggatggcgaccagagctgaactggatgctgatggtgtagatgttacttgggctgtgttcaagagagaattcctgAGAAGGTACTTCCCGGAGGATGTTCGGGGcaagaaagagattgaatttttggagctgactcaaggtAATATGACAGTACCAGAATATGCCtcgaagtttgttgagttggcaaagtactacgttcactacaacattGATGAAGCTAGTGAGTTCTCAaagtgtgtcaaatttgagaatggtcttcgtgatgagattaagcaataTATCAGGTATCGGAggattcggcgatttgtcgatttagtggactgtagcaggatttttgaagaggataacattaagctgaagtcatctcactctcgcaagttagttgacagaaagcgtaagaagcctatggataggggTAAGCCATACGGGAGAGGTAAAGCTGCTGATTAgagtgatgagattaagcaataTATCAGGTATCGGAggattcggcgatttgtcgatttagtggactgtagcaggatttttgaagaggataacattaagctgaagtcatctcactctcgcaagttagttgacagaaagcgtaagaagcctatggataggggTAAGCCATACGGGAGAGGTAAAGCTGCTGATTAGAAGAAATCTAGTGgaggagattccagtgctcgtgtCAGATGCTACAATTGTGGCGAAGTGGGACATCGTAGACACAAATGTaatcttgatcagaagaagtgtttcaagtgtgaccaagtgggccatATTGTTGTTGACTGTaagaagaaggttgtgacttCCTATAACCgtggtgaagaaggtcatattagccCGAATTgtactaagccaaagaagaaccaatcgggaggaaaggtttttgctttgaccgagTCCGAGACTACCCCAGAGgatagattgattaaaggtacgtgttttatccatggcacacctttaattgcaattattgatactggagcaactcattcttttatttctttggattgtgctaagaggttgaatttagaaatatctgacattaatggaagtatggttattgacactcatgcgtcgggttcagtaactacttcgtctgcctGCTGGAATTGttcggttgatatttttggtagagaattcgggatggacttagtgtgtcttccattgaaacaacttgacgtaatcctgggaatgaactggttggaattcaaccgtgttcatatcaattgtttttcgAAGACGGTAATATTTCCTGAAGCTGTTAATGCTGATGATCTAaacatgacagctagacaggtgaatgacgCTATTGTAGACGGTGCAACTgtatttatgttgtttgcattgatggaTTTGAAAGAGAAAGGGGTGAGTAGTGAACTACTagtggtatgtgaatttccagaagtttttctggAAGATGTGAACGAATtgccaccagaaagagaagtagaaCTTGCTATTAATTTGAtcccgggaactagtccagtgtcgatggcgccgtatcgtatgtcaccgtctgagttgggtgaactgaagaaacagttgGAAGAATGGCtcgagaagaaatttattcgctcgagtgtttctccatggggtgcGCATGTgttgctagtaaagaagaaagatggttcgatgaggctgtttgtggattacagacaattgaatagggttactatcaagaatcggtatccactgcCGTGGATTGAtaatttgatggatcagctggttggagcatgtgtatttagtaagattgatctgaggtctgggtatcaccaaatccGTGCGAAAgttgacgatattcagaagactgcctttagaacgaggtatggacattacgagtattcggtaatgccgttcggagttactaatgcacctggtgtttttatggagtatatgaataggatcttcaatccttatctcgataagtttgtggtggtgtttatagatgatatcctgatatattctaagaatgaggaagaacatgcgggAGATCTCATAATATTGTTAAAGCTGTTAAGAGAGAAGAAACTTTTTGCCAaattgtcgaagtgtgaattttagTTGGAAGAAGTTagctttcttggacatgtgatttctaagaatggtattgctgttgacccTACAaaatagaagcggtatctcagtgggaggctccgaaatcagtgtcagaaattcgtagttttcttggtcttgcaggttactattgaaagtttatcgaaggattttcgaagttagcattgtcgttaactaaatTGACAGGAAGGGACAAGCGTATATTTGGGATTCGAAATATGAAGATGGATTCCAAGAGttaaagaagaggttgactagtgctcctatcttgattttgccaaatccgacagaattgtttgtggtttattgtgatgcgtcactgatgggtttaggtggtgtattgatgcagaatcggcaagtggtagcttatgcatcaaggcaactcaaagtgcatgaaaggaattatccgagtcatgatttagagttagcagcTGTGGTCTtcattttgaagttgtggcgacattacttgtatggttcgaggttcgaggtgtttagtgatcataagagtctgaagtatctctttaatcagaaagagcttaatatgagactgAGGAGGTGGTTGGAATTTCTTAAGGATTACGATTTtgggttgaattaccatcctggtaaggcaaacgttgttgctaaTGCATTGTGTAGGAAGTCTTTGcacatgtctatgctaatggtgaagggattggatttgattgaacaattcagagacttgagtttggtgtgtgaagatACTCCTAATaggttgggtatgctaaagctgactagtggtattcttgaagagattagaGGGGGTCAGAAAACGGATGTTGAGTTGATTGATAagatgactttgattaaccaaggtaaaggcgatgaattcagaatcgacgagaatggtgtattgaggtttggtgaccgtagtggattaagtattcatcctggtgctacaaagatgtatcatgatttgaaaaagcttttttggtggcctggaatgaagaaagaaattactgagtttgtgtattcccgtttgacgtgtcagaagtcaaaaattgagcatcagaagccatctgggtttatgcaaccaatGTTTATTCCTAAGTGGAAATGGTATatcatatcaatggattttgtttctagtTTTCCGataactgttaagaattgtgaagctatctgggtcgttgTGGTtcggttgacgaagtctgcacattttataccagtaagaatggattatttgatggagaagctggctcagttatatattgagaagataattagtctacatggtattccttcgagtatcgtgtctgacagagatccgagatttacgtccatgttttgggaaggtttgcagaaggctttgggtactaagctgggattgagttctgcttatcatccgcagacggatggataGACtaagaggacgattcaatcattagaagatttgttacgtgcttgtgtgctagaaaaatgaggtgcttgggatagttatctgcctttgattgagtttacctacaacaatagttatcattcgagcattggtatggctccgtttgaggctttgtatggtagaagatgtCGAACACCGTTaagttggtatgaatctggtgagagtgctgtaatCGGGCCAGAAATTGTATAACAGACTactgaaaagattaagatgatacAGGAGAAGGTGAAGGCTTCTGAAAGTCGACAtgagagttatcatgacaagaggaaaAAAAcaattgagtttcaagagggagaccatgtgtttatgatagttactcctatgacaggtattggtcgggcgttgaagtcaaggaagttgacaccgcgtttcattggtccgttccaaatttctgaaagagtgagGGAAGTggcctatcgtattgctttacagctaatgcttgcaaatttgcatgatgtatttcatgtgtctcagttgaggaaatacattttagatatgtcccatgtgatccaagtagatgatgtacaggtgaaagacaacttgatgGTTgaaactttacctgtgaggattgaagatcgaaggctgaagcaactacgtggcaaggaaatagctttggtcagagtagcttggggaggacccgCTAAGGGAAGTGTTACCTAGGAGCTAGAGAGCCaaatgaaggattcttatccggaactctttacctgaggtatgttttcgaggacaaaaactcTTTTACTAAAGAAGGATCCAAATATGTCGATAGCGCAATTACCAGGATTGTTACTCGTATTCTGAAGGAGAATCATCAAGTGTCTGGAATATCTATTCCTCTTCAAACCATAATGGCTGATCCCTTCAATAACACCAGTAAGGCTGAGGCTGTTCACACCGTTGATAGTTACCTAGAAATCAACAAGGATGAACAAAGGGTTACTAAGAATACCAATGTCACCAAGGATGTCAATGACATTGACAATAATGAGCACCTTAAGGCCAATACTGAAACTGATACTAATGTGGTAGACTTATATGAGTACTATGACGACGAATTACTTACCTCATTGAATCCGAGTGTAGCCAACAGGCTAATGACAAGAAGAAAAGGCAAAGATGCTGTTCAAGGATCACCAAAAGGGAGCACTCAAGTGAACAACCCTGCCAAAGACACTGTCAGGAAGAAGAGTACTTCTGCAGGTCCTGTCAAGATCAAAGCTATTACCAAGAGTAAAGGGGTTGGTCCTTCAAAATCTTGGAGCAGGGTcattccaaagaaaagaaaagagcggGAAATTGTTGAAACTGAATCTGATGTTGATGTAAATGTCCTTGACATTCCATTAAGGAAGAAGCCTACAACCAGTAAGTTTGCTGCTAGCATCCCTGAAGTTCCCATTTATAATGTGTCTTTCCACTATGCCTCTACTGTCAGCAGATGGAAATATGTTCTCCAAAAGAGATTGGCTGTTGAAAGGGAATCGGCTCCAATTGCTCTTGAAAACAAGGAGGTCTTAGAGCTGAATCAAGAAGCTGGAGTGCTAAAAAATGTGTGCAATCTACCCAAATGTTATGAGAAGCTGGTCAAAGAATTTGTGGTAAACCTATCTGAAGATTGTGGCAATAGCAGAAGTGCAGATTACAGAAAGGTGTTTGTAAGAGGTAAGTGTGTATCGTTCTCTCCTTCTGTGATTAATAAATTCTTGGGAAGAACAGATGAAGCTCAAACCGAGCTGGAAGTAACAGACAAACAAGTCTATCAAGTGATCATAGCCAAGCAGGTAAAAAGCTGGCCCATGAAAGAGAAGCTAACTGCAAGTAAGCTGAGCATCAAGTATGCAATGCTTCACAAAATAGGAGCAGCTAATTGGGTTCCAACAAATCACAAGTCCTCTATCTCAACCGTGCTTGGGAGATTTATGTATGTTGTAGGAACAAAGGCATAGTTTGATTATGGAGCATATATTTTTGACCAAACCATGAAGTATGCTGGAAGCTTCAGTATTAAGGGTCCAATCGCCTTTCCATCCCTCTTGAGTGGTATAATTCTGGATCAATATTCAAACATTCTCAATGAACATGATGTAGTGTGCAAAAGATAAAGTCCATTGGCTTTCCATTACAAACTAATTCAAGGAAAGCATGTTCCAGACATTGTCATGACATCAGCTGAAACTTCCAAATTTGGAGCATCAGTCAGTAAAGCAAAAGTCACAGCCATAATAAAAGAGACTTGCAAAGAACTGGAATCTAGAAAAATGTCTCTTGAACAAATGATACGTACTCTGGAAATGGATGAGAATGAGGAGTTTGCagatgtaacacccctctaataacccgcggcaattaaacaattaataaatcagagtaggcatgcaaggggtatcacaattcataaaataaataaacacacgtcggtacctgtcatgcattcactgaaaacaactgaaattataactcaacagataaaatcatgttttacacagcggaattaaagcacacagagtcaacattcatcataatgtatctgactcaatcaacaaccaaatagagttataaccaaactcatacacaaacGTGTTCcgagtgttacatctaccagagcatgacaccgacactataaccaaaaacagacttatgagctaatcctcaccaagtcacgccgctatcctcaatctgaaaaatgacaacaagtaagggtgagtctcatcacagttaaccaatgttatcacatcacaaataataacatgtcatagttatatcattcacccaatcgtttcatattcagacaatcaccaatcatatatccacagacaaacaaacaatcaacacataacatatataatcatgttatagcaaatcatgcacatgtatgaaactgacactatgcatgtggtac includes these proteins:
- the LOC131618826 gene encoding uncharacterized protein LOC131618826, with the translated sequence MADPFNNTSKAEAVHTVDSYLEINKDEQRVTKNTNVTKDVNDIDNNEHLKANTETDTNVVDLYEYYDDELLTSLNPSVANRLMTRRKGKDAVQGSPKGSTQVNNPAKDTVRKKSTSAGPVKIKAITKSKGVGPSKSWSRVIPKKRKEREIVETESDVDVNVLDIPLRKKPTTSKFAASIPEVPIYNVSFHYASTVSRWKYVLQKRLAVERESAPIALENKEVLELNQEAGVLKNVCNLPKCYEKLVKEFVVNLSEDCGNSRSADYRKVFVRGKCVSFSPSVINKFLGRTDEAQTELEVTDKQVYQVIIAKQVKSWPMKEKLTASKLSIKYAMLHKIGAANWVPTNHKSSISTVLGRFMYVVGTKA